Proteins found in one Palaemon carinicauda isolate YSFRI2023 unplaced genomic scaffold, ASM3689809v2 scaffold597, whole genome shotgun sequence genomic segment:
- the LOC137637232 gene encoding ankyrin repeat and SAM domain-containing protein 6-like, whose amino-acid sequence MEIDPVQEFHRAAEEGDIEFIKASLKSGVNIEAPDHDNNTALHIAAANDHENVVSFLLVMEANREATNNLGWTPLMQAARHGHMQVVHCLINAGAMVDAYNRLGMSALMLASVSGHMGTIRTLIEAGAKYDPDITNTSSQITPLMIAAQHGNNAVVRLYLDKGVSANKAIPKIGITPLMFSAAGGNVSTAQLLLKRGADPNATSASDLTAVDVASACNRPDIANCLEKVTTRLKKKGAGYDLMEAVRNGDLKSVQEILIADPGQSQITTSDGATPLMVAAMFGHCQIAKMLLQYGAPIDAQDQKNGWTALMQAIYHRQTDMAKLLIKCGANTNKVAHRGYTAYDFASETLDIDIMSILVEAQASDHFFNINTVIPLAQVGWSQQRGSSQEVASMSKHGLKHWWNRVSNRFNKVKGVKVHRSTSEDDSLGDICPFPPMVPIHYDPILPQEFRLPPIMDFEGGSIYVTETMKNMVPPLISPTGGKPGFVSKVMPPGRRILPGGPVEPPHHATNSHLLKSSMGSGGRLSPGSSLSGPSPQSSGEARGLGHILKNGGRRGLDKKKVGGSSTGESNLLGSSLDSGGSGGSSLKTVTSSKSSKSSKSSHSTATLTPQIGEEQNETSSSSHHLTLSLGSGQLSEVLQKLALNQYLDLFIDQEVDLDVFLELSDEDLEDLGISTAPAREKILKAIASLKAKVNQ is encoded by the exons ATGGAGATAGATCCCGTGCAAGAATTTCACAGGGCTGCAGAAGAAGGAGATATTGAATTCATTAAGGCTTCCTTGAAATCAG GAGTGAACATCGAGGCACCTGACCATGACAATAACACAGCGCTCCACATCGCTGCTGCCAACGACCACGAGAATGTCGTCTCCTTCTTACTCGTCATGGAAGCCAACCGTGAAGCCACGAATAACCTCGGGTGGACACCGCTTATGCAAGCGGCCAGGCATGGTCATATGCAAGTCGTCCACTGTCTGATAAATGCTGGAGCCATGGTGGATGCTTATAATAGGTTAG GAATGTCAGCACTCATGCTGGCATCCGTCAGTGGCCACATGGGAACGATTCGCACGCTGATTGAAGCTGGAGCGAAGTATGATCCAGATATCACAAACACTTCTAGTCAGATCACGCCTCTCATGATCGCCGCCCAACACGGAAACAACGCTGTGGTACGGCTCTATCTGGACAAAGGCGTCAGCGCAAACAAAGCGATTCCCAAGATAG GTATTACCCCTCTCATGTTTAGCGCTGCCGGAGGAAATGTATCTACAGCGCAGCTCCTCTTGAAACGGGGTGCCGACCCAAATGCGACCAGTGCAAGTGACCTCACTGCAGTAGATGTTGCAAGTGCTTGTAATAGGCCAGACATCGCCAACTGCCTCGAGAAAGTAACCACAAGACTAAAGAAAAAAG GTGCCGGATATGATCTAATGGAAGCAGTTCGGAATGGGGACCTGAAATCGGTCCAAGAGATACTCATAGCAGATCCCGGCCAGAGCCAAATAACAACATCTGACGGTGCAACACCCCTAATGGTAGCCGCCATGTTTGGCCATTGCCAGATAGCTAAGATGTTGCTGCAGTACGGGGCTCCAATCGATGCCCAAGACCAGAAGAATGGCTGGACAGCTCTCATGCAAGCTATATATCATAG ACAGACAGACATGGCCAAATTGCTGATTAAGTGCGGAGCCAACACGAACAAAGTAGCGCACCGAGGATACACGGCTTATGATTTTGCCAGTGAAACGCTCGACATTGATATCATGAGTATTTTAGTGGAAGCTCAGGCAAGTGaccatttttttaatataaatacagtgatacctctgg CTCAGGTTGGCTGGTCGCAGCAGAGAGGGAGTTCCCAAGAAGTAGCCAGCATGTCGAAGCACGGTCTCAAGCACTGGTGGAATCGGGTGTCAAACAG ATTCAACAAAGTGAAGGGGGTGAAGGTGCACCGATCAACATCGGAAGATGACAGTCTGGGCGATATCTGCCCGTTTCCTCCCATGGTGCCGATACACTATGATCCAATCCTACCGCAGGAATTCAGATTGCCTCCAATTATg GATTTTGAAGGCGGAAGTATATATGTGACCGAAACCATGAAGAACATGGTCCCTCCACTTATATCTCCGACGGGTGGGAAACCCGGTTTTGTCTCCAAAGTGATGCCTCCGGGACGGAGAATACTGCCGGGCGGGCCGGTCGAACCCCCCCACCATGCCACGAATTCGCATCTCTTGAAATCCAGCATGGGAAGTGGGGGACGATTGTCTCCTGGGTCATCGCTCTCTGGACCAAGTCCCCAGTCTTCAG GTGAAGCAAGAGGCCTCGGTCACATCTTGAAGAACGGCGGCAGGAGGGGCCTCGACAAGAAGAAAGTCGGCGGCAGTAGCACCGGGGAAAGCAACCTCCTGGGGTCCTCGCTGGACAGCGGCGGCTCGGGAGGTTCGTCCCTCAAGACAGTGACGTCCTCCAAGTCTTCGAAATCCTCGAAGTCGTCCCATTCCACCGCGACGCTGACTCCGCAGATAGGAGAAGAGCAGAACGAGACCAGCTCTTCGTCCCATCACCTGACGCTCAGTCTGGGGTCGGGACAGTTGTCGGAGGTCCTCCAGAAACTGGCTCTCAATCAGTATCTAGATTTGTTTATTGACCAGGAAGTGGACTTAGATGTTTTCTTAGAACTATCAGATGAAGACCTCGAGGATTTAGGTATATCTACTGCTCCAGCCAGAGAAAAAATCTTAAAAGCTATTGCTAGTCTCAAAGCCAAAGTTAATCAATGA